TATAGCCTTTCGCATAGATATTGATTTAGTAAAACTAGTTCAAAATAAATCTACGAACTACTTCTGCCACACCATGATCATTATTTGAAGCCACAATAACATCGCCTTTGTCTCTCAATTCAGGATCTACATTATCAACCCAAACCCCCAATCCAGCATATTCAATCATAGTCAAATCATTTCCTGCGTTACCAACAGCGATGATTTCACTTTGAAGTATATTTAATTTTTCTGCCAAAAACTTAATGCTTGCACCTTTATCAATTCCGTTTTGAGCAACTTCTAGAAAGAAAGGTTTTGACATACAAATGCTCAAATGTGGCATTGTTGCCTTCAAATCAATTTCGACTTGTTTAAGATAATTTGGTTCTTCTAATAAAATACATTTTATAGCCGAAGATTTAACCTCCTCTTTAAAACTAGGTACTTTATTATGAATTAATCCCGTAATTGTTCTCTCAACTTCAATATATTCCGAATCCGTTTCGCTTACAATTTTACCGTCAATATAAGTAATTATATGCGTTTTGCTTTTTAAGCTATACTCATATAATTCATGGATTTGTTCTTGAGAAAGTGTCTGCTCAAAAATAATTTTATCTTCCTTCAAATCTGTGATAACAGCTCCATTATATGAAATCATAAAGGAATTATCTAACTGAAGTTCTTTGGCATAAGCCGTCATTGCTGGAGTTGGCCTACCAGAAGCTAACACAACATACACACCCAACTCTTGAGCCTTAGACAGCATTTCTTTATTTTCATCTGAAATTTTATGGTCATCCGTCAACAAGGTGTCGTCCATGTCCAAAACTAACATTTTATATTTCATGTAATTTCTCTTTGATGGGTTTTAAATACTCATTCTGAATTCTTCAATAACAGGATTTGCTTTCGCAAATTCAGTTTCTTGGATAAACAATTCAACAGCTAATCCCGTATTTCCAAATCCTGCTAATCGAGCAGATTGAATGTTGTTTTTTAAAACTGTGTCTACACCTGCCGCTTCAATTTTTTCCTGTAATGCCAAAGCCAATATTTCGCTTCCAGAAAACACTTTCATTAATCCCATTTTGTTTTTATTTTTTATTAATCTTCATTTTCTTCTTCCTCATCCTCTTCTATCGCATCGAAGTCAAATTCATAAGGTTCCAATAACATTTTATCCGCTAAAATTTCAATTCGTTCCGTGTACTGTTCTGTAAAAATAATACGTTGTGTTTTAGCAATACTATTTGAAATACGCATAATTTTAGTTTCGTGACGCAATCTCAAAATAGGATCTGCATCATCAAGAATGAACATTTTCAATCTGTTTACATTATAGCCAGCAGTAGTAAACATCTCGCTCAATTTATTTGGTGTGCCTATCAAAACATCAATTCCGGTTGAAATATAATTTTTATCATATTCCATATCCCCTTTGTCATGAACACCATATACACGCAAGTCAGTATATTTTCCGAACTTCTCAAAAAGTTCTTCCATTTCCAAAACTTTAGCTTTATCTTCTACAATAATCAAAGCACGAGGAGATTCCTCGCCTTCACGAACAAGTTGCTGTATTACATTAATAACAATTGTGGTCGTTTTTCCGCTTCCTTTTGGAGCAATGACCATACAATCAGCACCACTTTTTAAGGTCGAAAAAGTTTCTTGTTGAATTGCATTTGCTTCTGCCAAGCCATTTTCAATTAAAGCCTGTTGCAGATTTTCGTTTATTTTTTTTAATTTCATTTATTTTAGATTGAAAGATTTAAATACTCAAAAATTAAAAGAAATATTCTCTAACTTTTATATTATTCAATCTTTAAATTATTTATTTATTTCGATGCAAACAACTTAACATCATTTTCAGAAATTTCATTTCCTCCAAGAATAATCAATCGTTCTACTACATTACGCAATTCACGAATATTTCCTGTCCAATCGTATTCTTGCAATAAATCAACTGCCTGACCAGAAAACTTTTTCACAGCAGTTCCTTGCTCTAAAGCAATTTTCTCTGCAAAATGTGTAATCAACATTGGAATATCTTCTCTTCTGTCATTCAATGCTGGAACTTTTATTAAAATCACAGCCAAACGATGGTATAAATCTTCACGAAAACGTCCTTCAGCAATTTCTTTTTTCAGATCTTTATTAGTTGCCGCAACAACGCGCACGTCCACTTTGATATCTTTATCGGCACCCACTCTGGTAATCATACTTTCCTGCAAAGCACGTAATACTTTGGCTTGAGCCGAAAGACTCATATCTCCAATTTCATCTAAAAAAATAGTCCCTTTGTCAGCGGCTTCAAACTTCCCTGCCCGGTCTTTTACTGCTGATGTGAAAGCTCCTTTTACGTGACCAAATAACTCACTTTCAATCAATTCAGAAGGAATCGCTGCGCAGTTTACTTCAATTAACGGGAAATTAGCTCTTTCGCTTTTTTCATGCAATTGATGCGCAACAAGTTCTTTTCCGGTACCATTTGGCCCGGTTATTAAAACTCTGGCTTCGGTTAGTGCTACCTTATCAATCATCAGTTTGATGTGATTAATCGCTTCACTTTCGCCAATCATTTCGTAGTTTTTACTAACTTTCTTCTTCAGAATTTTATTCTCTACTACGAGTTGTTTTTTGTCCAAAGCATTGCGGACTGTATTCAATAATCGGTTTAAATCTGGTGGTTTTGAAATATAATCAAAAGCCCCTAAACGCATTGTATTTATTGCCGTTTCCATATCGCCGTGACCTGAAATCATGACCATCGGAATTTCTGGTTTTATCTTTTTGACCGCTTCAAGGAGTTCAACACCATCCATTTTTGGCATTTTGATATCACACAAAACCAAATCATAGTCGGTATTTTTAATTTTTTCGTAACCTGAAATACCATCCTCAGCTTCTTCTACAACATAAGCGGTATTCTCTTCCGAAAGTATTTTGGTTAACACTCTTCGAATGGCTGGTTCGTCTTCTATGATTAATATTTTTGACATAATCTTTAGATATTTTGGGTATTTTGATTTGGATTTTTGCTTACTAAATTATCAAGATTTACAATAACTGAACCAAACTGTATTTTAATATTGTAACCAACGATATAATTCTTTCCAAGTTGGTTTTTTGCCATACATAAGGATTCCTACTCTGTATATTTTTGCAGCAAACCATACTACAAAAAAGAAAGTCGAAAAGAGAATCGCTATCGAAACCATAATTTGCCACAAAGGTACGCCAAACGGAATTCGCATCAACATAACTATTGGAGAAGTCAACGGAATCATCGAAAAAACAGTAGCAATAGTTCCATTTGGATCATTTATAACGGTAAAGAAACCGATATAAACGCCTAAAATCAACGGCATAATAATAGGCAATAAAAACTGTTGAGAATCCGTTTCATTATCAACTGCTGCTCCAATTGCAGCATAAAACGAACTATATAAAAAATATCCTCCTATAAAATAAATGACAAAACTGATAAGTATGGTCGCAATAGGTAAATTCCAAAGTTCTTGAATATACATTTGAGCCGTTGCTGCAAATTCCTGATGTGCAGTTTTTATCACTTCTGGCGGAATGTGTGAAGTTGCCCCAACATTCAAATGAAAGAATATAGTCGCTGAAAACAATAATGCCAATCCAATAACAGCCCATATAAAAAACTGAAGTATTCCTGCTAAAGAAGTCCCTATAATTTTGCCCATCATAAGTTGAAATGGTTTTATTGAAGAAATTATAATTTCAATAATACGACTGGTTTTCTCCTCTATTACACTACGCATAACCATGTTACCATAAATAATAATGAACATCATTATCAAATAACCAAAAGCACCGCCAATGGCTACTTTAATTTCATTAAGTCCTTTTAAACTCTGTTCTCCAGAAGCTTTTGTAAGATTGATATTTACTTTGGCCTCGGCATTTTTGATAGCTAAAGTGTCTAAATGCGCTTTTTCAAAATTAGCAATCGTAAGTTTTTTAGCTATTTCATCTTGAATATTTTCAATGAATGAAATACTTGGACTATCATTTGAAATGTATTGTATTTTATTCTCTAAAGTCTTTGTATCATTAACTTTTGGAATGTATAAAACTCCTTCAAATTTTTCTTTGGTTAAACTGTCTTTTAGAAAGTTCAAATCAATCAAAGTTAGATCAACATAATTGTATTCAGCTGTTTTACTGTTTTGAGAAATAAAACTGTTTACAAACAAACCAGATTCATCATGCACGGCAATTTGCTTTGTATCTGCTTTCATACTACTTAAATAGCCCACAAAAAGTGCGATGGCTACAAAAAGTAGTGGACTTAAAAATGTCATTACTATAA
Above is a window of Flavobacterium sp. 123 DNA encoding:
- a CDS encoding sigma-54 dependent transcriptional regulator translates to MSKILIIEDEPAIRRVLTKILSEENTAYVVEEAEDGISGYEKIKNTDYDLVLCDIKMPKMDGVELLEAVKKIKPEIPMVMISGHGDMETAINTMRLGAFDYISKPPDLNRLLNTVRNALDKKQLVVENKILKKKVSKNYEMIGESEAINHIKLMIDKVALTEARVLITGPNGTGKELVAHQLHEKSERANFPLIEVNCAAIPSELIESELFGHVKGAFTSAVKDRAGKFEAADKGTIFLDEIGDMSLSAQAKVLRALQESMITRVGADKDIKVDVRVVAATNKDLKKEIAEGRFREDLYHRLAVILIKVPALNDRREDIPMLITHFAEKIALEQGTAVKKFSGQAVDLLQEYDWTGNIRELRNVVERLIILGGNEISENDVKLFASK
- a CDS encoding putative signal transducing protein, whose product is MGLMKVFSGSEILALALQEKIEAAGVDTVLKNNIQSARLAGFGNTGLAVELFIQETEFAKANPVIEEFRMSI
- a CDS encoding ABC transporter permease — its product is MSIISLIIKREFIAKVRNKSFIVMTFLSPLLFVAIALFVGYLSSMKADTKQIAVHDESGLFVNSFISQNSKTAEYNYVDLTLIDLNFLKDSLTKEKFEGVLYIPKVNDTKTLENKIQYISNDSPSISFIENIQDEIAKKLTIANFEKAHLDTLAIKNAEAKVNINLTKASGEQSLKGLNEIKVAIGGAFGYLIMMFIIIYGNMVMRSVIEEKTSRIIEIIISSIKPFQLMMGKIIGTSLAGILQFFIWAVIGLALLFSATIFFHLNVGATSHIPPEVIKTAHQEFAATAQMYIQELWNLPIATILISFVIYFIGGYFLYSSFYAAIGAAVDNETDSQQFLLPIIMPLILGVYIGFFTVINDPNGTIATVFSMIPLTSPIVMLMRIPFGVPLWQIMVSIAILFSTFFFVVWFAAKIYRVGILMYGKKPTWKELYRWLQY
- a CDS encoding DEAD/DEAH box helicase, producing the protein MKLKKINENLQQALIENGLAEANAIQQETFSTLKSGADCMVIAPKGSGKTTTIVINVIQQLVREGEESPRALIIVEDKAKVLEMEELFEKFGKYTDLRVYGVHDKGDMEYDKNYISTGIDVLIGTPNKLSEMFTTAGYNVNRLKMFILDDADPILRLRHETKIMRISNSIAKTQRIIFTEQYTERIEILADKMLLEPYEFDFDAIEEDEEEENED
- a CDS encoding Cof-type HAD-IIB family hydrolase, with the protein product MKYKMLVLDMDDTLLTDDHKISDENKEMLSKAQELGVYVVLASGRPTPAMTAYAKELQLDNSFMISYNGAVITDLKEDKIIFEQTLSQEQIHELYEYSLKSKTHIITYIDGKIVSETDSEYIEVERTITGLIHNKVPSFKEEVKSSAIKCILLEEPNYLKQVEIDLKATMPHLSICMSKPFFLEVAQNGIDKGASIKFLAEKLNILQSEIIAVGNAGNDLTMIEYAGLGVWVDNVDPELRDKGDVIVASNNDHGVAEVVRRFILN